Within Sorangiineae bacterium MSr11367, the genomic segment CGCTCCTCATGGCGGCGCCGCCGGCACATGCCGCCGACGACGACGTGGAGGCCTTCGCGCGCGTGGTCGTGGACTCCGCCGAGCTGCGCAGCGGCCCCGGCATTTCCTACCGCGTCGTCACCAGCGCGCACCGGGGGGAGACCTTCGCCATCGACGGCCGCCCCGCCAGCGGCTTCTGGCTGCGGGTCTTCCTGCCCGATGGCCGTGCCGCCTACGTGCTCGGCGACCAGGTGCAGCCGTTCGCGGTGAGCTCCGACGATGCCGGCGGTCGCCCATCCCGCCCCGGCTTGCTCGCGCCGCCGCCTCTGGAAGGGGCACGCGGCGGCCTCGCCATCGTGGGCGGCATCTTCTCGGGCCCGGTGGACGACGGCTCGCGCGCATCCTTTGGCTACATGGAGATCCGCCCGCAGCTGGTGCTGCACAAGACCATCAGCCTGGATGGCTTCTTGGGCGATGCCCTCACCGCCGACGGCCAGCAGATTCTCTATGGCGCGGGCGCAACGATCCATTTCTTCCCGAGCTGGCCGATCTGCCCGTTCGGCACCTTGGGCGGCGGCGGGCTGAGCTCTTTTCCGACGTCCGACTCGTTCGTGCTCAAACGCCACGACTCCTTCGTGGGCCGGGTTGGAGGGGGATTGCTCCTCGCGCTGCGCAACCGCATCCTCGTCCGGCTCGAAGTGACCAACCTCACGCTGTTCACCGCCGACACGTACAAGAACGCCCAGACGTACGCGGGCGGCCTGGGGGTCTACTTCTAGTCATGCGCGTCGTCCTTCTTCTCCTCCTGGTGCTCGCCGCAGGCTGCGCCACCGTCAAGCCGCAAGAACGCGCGCTCCTGGCCGATCCCATCATGCAGTTCGACGGCGATCCGCTGGCCAACCCGCGGGTGCAGCACGCCATCGACAACCGCGAAGGATCGCACGGGGGCGCGGGCGTATCGGGCGGAGGTTGCGGGTGCAATTAGCCACCTCCGCGCCGGTATTTCTCGCGCTTTTCGCCGTGGCGACGGCGGCGCGTGCCGATGGCATTTTGCAATTCGACACGTCGCACACGCTCTACCACGAGGCGCCGACCCGCTCGAACATGACGGTGTACACGCCGTCGGTCGATCTGCGCGCGAGCCCGTTTTCGTTCCTGGACGTGCGCGGCGGCTGGGAGGCCGACGTGGTGTCCGGCGCCAGCGTGGCCGTCAAAGCAGGGCCCACGTACCAAGCCACGCACGCCGGCGCCGACGTCATCAGCTCCGCCAGCGTGAACGACGTGCGCAACGTGGCCAAGGGCGGATTCACCATCAAGCACGACGCGGTGTCGCTCTCGCCGGGCTACACGTATTCGACGGAGAAAGACTACAAGTCCCACGCCATCGACATCGCCGCCAAGACGGAGTTGTTCGAGCACAACACGCAGCTCGAATTCTCGTACGCGCACGATTTCGATCGCGTGTGCGATCGCGTGCAAGGTCTCAACGACGCCCCCTCGCGCTACCGCGCCTTGGAGAACTCCACCGGGTGCTTCGGCTCCGATCCGCTCCGCACCACCCGCGACATCGATCGCGACGGATTTCAGGCCAGCTGGTCGCAAGCTTGGACGCGCATCTTTGCCACGCAGCTGGTGTACTCGGCCGAGATCCTCCACGGCTTTTTGAGCAATCCGTACCGCAGCGTCATCCTGGGGGAAGGCCTCAAAGCACAGGAGCACCACCCCGAGAACCGAGGCCGCGAAGCGCTGACCCTCCGCGCGAACGTCTACCTCAAGCCGCTCCGCAGCGCCCTCCGCCTGAAGACGCGCGGCTATTGGGATACGTGGGACGTCAAAAGCCTCACCGTCGAAGCCGAGTTCGAGCGCTATTTCGGAGAAGCCCTCCGCGTCGAGCTACGCGGCCGCTACTACCGCCAAAGCGGCGCCTTGTTCTTCAGCGACGACTACACCGGCGGTGATTCCCCACTTGGTCCCAAAGGCCAATACTTCACCGGCGACCGCGAGCTCTCTCCCTTCAGCAGCATGCTTCTCGGTTTGCGTGCAACCTACACATTCCTCTCGAACCGCGGCCGCGTCCTGGGCTTCATGCAGAGCCTGAAACTCGGCCTCGGCGGCAACGCCATCCAATTCGACTACGACGGCTACACCCTCGGCGGCGCGGCCGTTGGAAATGCGCGCGCATACATTGCCAATTTCTCGGCCTCCGCGGTGTTCTAATTTAGAACGGGGATTCACCAAAAGCGCTTACAATGGCTGCGAGATGGCAGCATATCGGCGAGGCCCGGCCCGAGAGCAGCAGAGGCCGAAGACGTTGTGGATGCCTCGGTCCGTGGCGACGGTGGTGGCGTTTGCGTGTGCGATGGTCTGCTTCGCCGGTTTTGGGCTTGCCGGCGCCGAGCGCACCAAAGTCCATTGTTCGCGCGCCGAGGGGGCATGTCTCGTCCTCCGGGAAGGGATACTCTCGTCATCCATCGAACGACGATTTCCACTGGACACCTTGACCGGGGCTCGCGTCTACGAGAGGACGCATCCTTCGCGGGAAGATCTCACGACATACGGCATCGAGCTTCTTGCGAACGACGGGCCCGTGACTTTGTTTTGGGAGGACGCGCCTTCGGGCACGGTCACCCATCGCGAAGAGGACATCGCCCTCGCCGACGGAATCGACCGATTCGTCAAATCAGGCGCACCCGAGCCGTTCGTAAGCATCATCGGCAATTTTCTGCCAACCTGGATAACGGGCGCGGGCGTCGTATTCTTCGCGTTCATTCTCCTCAACGCGCGCGGCCGCATCGTCATCGACCCCGAGGCCAACCGAGTGACTCTGCAGCGCTGGCGATGGGTCGGCACCCGCCCGTGGGAGCTGCCGCTGGACGAGATCCAGCGCACGCGATTGCATCCTTTAAACGACGAAGATTCCCCGCGATGGGGAATCGTTTTCCAAATGAGCGGCGGGGACGCCGTCCTGCTCAGTCTTTCGCACGCGCGCCATCCAAAGCGCTTCGCCCTCGAGGTCGATCGCGCCATCGCGCAAGCCAAATCCAGCGTGCACTCGGCGCATCCCGACGTCGACGTCGAAGCGCGCGAGCTCCCTTCGTGAATGCGCGATTTGCTAGCGTGGAGACGGCGATTTGCCGGCGCGCTTGTCGGCAATGGCATTGACGACAGTCGCGAGGGGCTCTTGATGAGTCGAGCTCGGGATGCGAGAGTCGGTGGAATGAAGGGCGGCTCCTGGTTCGCGTTGCTCCTCGCAAGTACGATCTCGAGTTGCGGCGGGGTACCTCACGACAAACCGCCCACCCCGAAAGAAACCGGTGCGGTGCACGATCGTGCGGCGCGGGTCCGTTTTGGCGGGACCTTTCTCGCCATGCCCGATGGCGTCGCTGTTTGGTACAAGGTGGCCGGACCGGAACGCGCCCCCACGGTGGTTTTTCTCCATGGCGGCCCGGGGTACAACTCGTTCGCGTTCGAACGGAGCGCGGGCAAGGACCTCGAATCACGCTTCCGGATGGTCTACGTCGACCAGCGTGGCTGTGGCCGGTCGGGATTCGACGGTGCGAATAGCAACTACGGTATGCAGAAAACCGTGGACGACATCGACCGCATTCGCGAGGCGGTCGGCGCTTCCAAGATCGTGCTCATCGGTCATTCGTTCGGCGGCGTGGTGGCGGCCGAGTACGCGCACCGCTTTCCGGCACGGACGAGCGCCGTCGTCATGGTCGACACCATGCCCGATATCGGCGCCGCCATCCGGCAGCAGCTCCGGTACGCGGATTCGATCGCGGATGCCGAATTTCCGGATCGCGCCAAAGCGGTCCACGGGATCGTGCGCAGTGAAGGGGAGCCCTTCGAAAAAATCGCCAATCTGTATCGCACCATCGGCCGAGTGCCCCTTCAGCGAAAGATGCATTTCAACTCCGGTGAAGCCCAATCGCGCATGGAGGCCATCGACGAGCGCTCGCAGCTGCTCGGGCTCACCTCCGCCAAAGTGGTAAAGGCTTACGTCGACACGGGGTACGTGAATGGTTCGCCCGCGGGCGTGAGCGATCCCCTCGGCGTCCCCTCGATCCTCATCGCAGGGAGAGCGAGCCATGTCATTGGCGAAGAGAACATTCGCGATGCGGCCCGCGCCTGGCACGCCGACGTCGTATGGCTCGACGCCGGCCATTTCGTGTACTTCGAAGCACAGCACGACTTCGTCGATACCGTGACACGATTCCTCGACGACCGCGTCCGGCCCTAGCCGTCGCTTTCGCCGCGAAGGCCGTGTTTCTTCGCCATGTCGTGCAAATGCTTGCGATCCATCCGCGCTTCGCGGGCGGCGGCGCTGACGTTGCCGTGGTGGCGGCCCAAAAGCCATTTCACGTAGCGGCGTTCGAAGTCGGCGTCGTATTTGGCGCGCGTTTCGCGGTAGCTCTTCGACGGCTCGAATTGGAAGGGGCTGCCGCCCTCCGGCACGGACATGGATAGCGGGAACGTGATCGCGGATAGTTCCGTGCCGCCCGTGGGTTTCACCATGTAGATGGCCCGTTCGAGCACGTTGCGCAGCTCGCGCACGTTGCCGGGCCAATCGTGGGCCAGGAGCGACTCCAGCGATTCTTTGGGCAACACGAGATCCGAGGCGCTCGCGCTATTCAAGATATGCGTAATGAGCGGCGTGATGTCGTCGCGTCGCAGGCGCAACGGCGGAATCGTGATGGGCACCACCGCGAGTCGGAAATAGAGGTCCTCGCGGAATTTGCCCGCGGCCACCTCGCGCTCCAAATTGCGCTTCGTGGCGGCGATGACGCGCACGTCGGCCGCGAACGTCTTGTTGCCGCCCACCCGGCGGAACTCGCGGGTCTCCAGCACGCGCAGCAACTTGGGTTGCACGTCGAGGGGCAGTTCGCCAATCTCGTCGAGAAACACAGTGCCGCCGTCGGCGAGCTCGAAGGCGCCTTGGCGTGCCGAAACCGCGCCGGTGAAGGCACCGCGCTCGTGCCCGAAAAGCTCGCTCTCGATGAGCGAATAGCTCACCGCCCCGCAGTCCACCACCATGAACGGCTTGTTCGCCCGCGGGCTCTCTTTGCAGATGGCCCGCGCCAGCACGTCCTTGCCGGTGCCCGTCTCGCCCTCGAGGAGCACCGTCGCATCCGTCTTGGCGATGCGCTCCAGAATGGTGAAGATCGTCCGCATCGCGACGCTATGGCCAATGGCCCCGCCGAACGACTGCGATGCGCTCGGCAGCACGTCCATGCGCTGCGGTGCGGGCCGCAGGCCGATTTCCACCTCGCCCACGCGCAAAATCGTTCCCGGTGGGAAGATGCCTTCCTGCACGCGCGCCCCCGAAACGACGATGCCATTCGTCGACTCGAGATCGCGCACGAGCACACCGGCCACCGTGCGCGAAAGCTCGCAGTGGTGACGCGAGACGGTGTCGTCGGTCAGCACGAGATCATTGTCCGGCGCCTTGCCCACGCGCACCTTGCCCTTGAGCGGCAATGTCGCGCCCTTGCTGGCGCCGGAGAGAACGGTGACGACGACCTCCACGGCAAAGGGCGAAGGTCCGCCGAACGCGCGCGTGTCGGGCGATTTCATGGTGCCACCTCGTGGATGGCGGCCACCAAGTCGATGGAGGCGGAGTGTCCCTCCGCAAGGTGCACTTGGCGCGAGACTGTGGTGTTGCCAGCGTCGGTCGAGACGGCGATTTCCACGAGGTAGTCGCCGTCGGCGAGGCGCGGCGAATGGTCGACGATCCGAGGGGCGATCACCCCTTGGCCGTAGCGGAATGTGGCCTCGCGCGCAAAATATCCGCCGGGATCTTCGTCGGGCAGCGGACCGTAGTAGCGGACCTGAAGCTGGTTTACCCGGCCGGCCCCGCTTCCTAGGACGATGTGCACGGTTTGGTCGTGCGGCAATTTGGGGGACAGGATGAGCCCTATGGCCACGAAGATGAGCCCGAAGAGAACGATCAGGCCGGAGCGGCGGCCGAATCGCAATCCCGCCACGGGCCCCGCGTGCGGGGCCGCATCCGAGGGCGGAGGCTCCGGATCCGGAGAAGGCTGAGGGCTACTTTCCACGTACGGCGCGAACTCGGGCAACGAGACCGGCTAGGACTTTGTCCGAGACGTCGAAGCGCGGCATCTGATTTTTGCCATTGCGAATCGCGTTGGCGATGTCCGTGTCGCTCACCTTGGCTTGCCACTCGGCGCGCGTGAGGTCCGTCGCCTTCAGCATGGGGCCGTTGGGGCCGTCCCCACGTCCACCCATGCCGTGGCACGATGCGCACTGATTGTGCCAGGTAAGGGCCACCACGGAATCGTCTCCGGCGGGGGCCGCGGCGCCACCGCCAGCCCCACCTTTGCCAGGGGGAGCTGCTTGGGCACCCGACTGAAGGCGCCCACGCTCCTCGACCCGGTCATGATCGGCGGGCGTCCACTCGCGCGCATCCGAGGCGGAAGGGGCGCGATCGCAGCCGCCGAGGCCCATCGAAGCCGCGACGCACAACATACTGAAACTGTTACTGAAATAAGCTCTGAACGGTGCTCTCACGTCGGGTCTTTCGCCTCGCCGCCGCGGACGTTAGCACGAGGTGCCCCTCGACACGGTGAGGGAGCGACGCTACACCTCAAGTAGGCGTGGACCGATATAACCGGCCGCGACCGGGAGGAACATGTACTCGAACGCAGGGGCGCCGGGTAAGGCGACCGAGAAGAAGATCACCGTCCCCGATCTGCGCGGACGGAAGGTTTCCCAGGGCGGTGACGCCATCGCGATGGTGACGGCGTACGACTACACCATGGCGCGTCTCGTCGACGATGCCGGGGTGGACGCCATCCTGGTCGGTGACTCGCTGGGCATGGTGGTGCAGGGTCTTTCCAACACCATCCCCGTCACCTTGGAAGAGATCGCGTACCACGGGCGGGCGGTCCAGCGCGCCGGGGTGCGGGCGCACGTCGTCGGCGATCTGCCGTTCATGAGCTACCAAGTTTCCGTGGCGCAGGCTGTCGAGAGCAGCGGGCGCCTCATGAAAGAGGGCCTCTTCGAAAGCGTGAAGCTCGAGGGCGGCCTCGAATTCGCCGAGCATGTCTACCGGCTCGTGCGCTCCGGCATCCCCGTGATGGGCCACATCGGTTTGCTCCCGCAGACGGTGCACGCCCTGGGCGGCTTCAAGGTGCAGGGCAGGGGAGACGAGGCGGAGCAGAAGCTCATTGCCGACGCGCGCGCCATCGAGCAAGCCGGCGCCTACGCGATCGTGCTCGAGGCCATTCCGCCCGACGTTGCCGCCCGCGTGACCGCGGAAGTCGGCATCCCCACGATTGGCATCGGTGCCGGCGCCGCCTGTGACGGGCAAGTCCTCGTCTGTACCGACTTGCTCGGCCTCACGTCGGGCAAGGCTCCCAAGTTCGCCAAGCGCTTCACCAACCTGGGCGAGCAAGCCGTGCGCGCGGTGGCGGAGTACGTCGCCGAAGTACGCGAGGGCACGTTCCCGTCGGCGCAACACAGCTACAAACCGAACCGCGCCGCCGGCGAAAGATCGGTCATCGCCGCCAGCGACAGCCAAGACCGCCTCCACGCCTTCGACGAGCCCTTGGCGATCGATTTCTGGAACTGATCTCTCCGAGAGATTTGAACGGGAAGACGGGAAGGGCTGACGGCACGGACGTCGTGGAACGCTTTTTTTTAGGGTTTTCCGTTGGGCCATTGGGCCAACTGGAAACCCCAAAAAAAGCGTTCAGGGCTGCAGCGCGCCGTCAGTCCTTCCCGTCTTCCCGTCTTCCTGTAAATTCTCTAGCCGTTTCCTATTCGTGAATGCCGCCCGGGATCTTGTCGCGGCCTTCTTGCACGCGGCGGTTCCAGGTGTCGCCGGTTTCGGTGGCGGTTTCTTGCATGGTGATGCAGCCCGGGACGGGGCAGACGAGGGCGCATAGGTTGCAACCGACGCACTCGGGTTCGTCGACCCAGGGGACGCGGTCGCCGGCTACGGTGCCGAGGATTTGGGGGCGCGGGGCGGTGGCGGTGCCCGGGTAGTGGGCGTGGGGCGGGCGCTGTTGATCGTTGGGCCCCGTGAAAATGCACTGGTGGGCGCCGTCCTGGCAGGCGGCCACGCAGAGTTGGCAGCCGATGCACTTGTTTGCATCGATCTTCGCCACGATTTGGTAACCCAAATCGAGATCGCCCCACTCGCGGAAGCCCGGGATGGCTCGTCCCACGAGCTGGCGCACGCTCGTCATGCCCTGCTCGTCGAGGTAATTGGAAAGCCCGTCGATCATGTCCTCGACGATGCGGAATCCATAGTGCATCACCGCCGTGCAGACCTGCACGCTGGTGGAGCCCAAGGCGATGAATTCGGCGGCGTCGCGCCAATTCGAAATACCGCCAATACCGCTGATGGGGATCGTCACCTCCGGATCGCGCGCGAGCGATGCCACCATGTGCATCGCAATCGGCTTCACCGCCGGCCCGCAGTAGCCACCGTTCGTGGACGCATTGCCCACCCGCGGCTCCGGCACCAGGCGATTCAGATCCACGCCGATGATGCTCTTGATCGTGTTGATCAGCGAAAGCCCGTCGGCTCCGCCCTTCACCGCGGCGATGCCCGGATCCAAAATGTCGCCGATGTTCGGCGTGAGCTTCACCAGCACCGGCGTCTTCGCGAACTCCTTCGTCCACGCGGTGATCTCTTGAAGGAGCTTTGGCTCCTGGCCGACCGACGAGCCCATGCCGCGCTCGCACATGCCGTGCGGGCAGCCGAAGTTGAGCTCCAGCCCGTCCACGCCGGCGTCCTCACAGCGGCGGATGAGGACCTTCCAGTCTTCCTTCGTCTCGGTCATCAAGGAGGCGATGACCGCGTGCTTCGGGTAGCGCTTTTTCACCTCGCGGATCTCGCGGAGGTTCACCTCCAGGCCGCGATCGGTGATGAGCTCGATGTTGTTGAAGCCCATCACCTTCTGCCCGGCGTAGTCCACCGCGCCGAAGCGGCTCGACACGTTCACGATGGGATCGCCCAGTGTCTTCCACACCGCGCCGCCCCATCCCGCGTCGAAGGCGCGCATCACCTGCTCGCCGCTGTTCGCCGGCGGCGCCGACGCCAGCCAGAACGGGTTCGGACTCCGGATGCCCGCAAAATCGATGCTTAGATCCGCCATGATGTGCCCACGTCCCTCGCGACCTATTTCCAGGCCTGATTCAGGTACCGCGCCGTGTTTCGACCATCCGCCACGGCGTTCACCACTTCTTTGCCACCGTTGATGCAATCGCCGCCGCTGAACACTTTGGCGTTGCCCGTTGCTCCGTTGGCCGGGTCGGCCACGATGCATCCGCGTGCGTCGAGCTCCACCCCGGGGAACTCCGCCGCAATGGCATGCATCTTCGACTGCCCAATGGCCAGCGCCACCATGTCACAGGGCAGGACCTGCTCGGCACCGTCCACGGTGACCTTCAGCCCCGTAAGCTTGCCCTGCGCATCGCGCTCGAACGCCACCGGCGTCGCCCGGGTGACCAGGCGCACACCCTCTTTGCGTGCCCCCTCCATCTCGTGCGCGTACCCGCTCATGGACGCCGCGTCCCGCCGGTACACCATGGTCACTTCGGTCGCCCCCAGCAGTGCGCACTCACGCGCCACGTCGATGGCGGTGTTGCCTCCGCCGATGACCAGCACGCGTCCCAGCTTTCGCTCCGATGTCGGCGTGAGCTTCATCCGCTCGATCCACGCCGTGGCCCCGTAGACGCCGTCGCCGTCTTCGCCCGGGATGCGCAGCTTGGTGTCCTCGCCCAGGCCCACGCCCAGGTACACCGCGTCGTAGTCGCGAAGGAGATCTTTCCCGAACACGTCCTTGCCCAGCTCCATCCCGGTGGTGATCTCCACACCGAGCGCCTGCACCCACTCCACCTCGTGCAGGGCATCTTCCACGTGAAGCTTGTACGGCGCGATGCCCGTCGTATTGAGCCCGCCCGCAAAGGGACGCTTCTCGAAAATGACGGCCGCGTGTCCCTCGAGTGCCAAATAGCCCGCACACGCGAGCGACGCCGGCCCTGCACCGATGAGCGCCACCCTCTTTCCCGTGGGCGGTGCCGGCGTGAAAAGCACCGGTTTTCCCGCTTCCGTGGCCTTCTCCGTGGCGTAACGTTGAAGCCGCCCAATCTGGATGGGCTCCCGGTGCCATGCGTTGTACACGCAGGCGCCGACGCAGAGCACCTCCACCGGACAGACGCGCGCGCACGAATAGCCAAGCAGGTTTTGCTCGAAGATCGTTTTGGCGCTGCCCCGCACGTTGTCGGTCGCGATCTTCTTGATGAAGGTCGGAATGTCGATCTCGGTGGGGCACGCTTTGATGCAAGGCGCATCTTGGCAATACAGACAGCGGTCGGCCTCGGCCCTGGCTTCTGCTGCCGAATAGAGGGGCTTCTTGTCCTTGAGTTGCAGCTCGTCGCGTCGTTGCGGAAGTACGGATTTCACGGTGAAGGAGGCACTTTTACATTCGGGCATGAAGGGGTCAAGCTTCGCAGACGAGCTCGGTGCCGGCGTTGTATGATGGGCACCATGGGACGAACACTCATTCAAGGCGGTATTGTCGTCACGGCGGTCGATACCTACGAAGCGGATCTTGCTGTTGTCGATGGAAAGATAGCAGCTATTTTCGGCCCTGGCGCAGCGCCGGCCATCCAGTTCGATCGCATCCTCGACGCGAAAGGCAAATACGTCTTTCCGGGCGGCATCGATGCGCACACGCACTTGGACATGCCTTTTGGCGGCACGACCTCGAGCGACGATTTCGAGACCGGCACGCTCGCCGCTGCGCATGGAGGTACGACGAGCATCGTCGACTTTGCCATCCAGACGAAGGGCGATGCGCTCCGCAAAGGCATCGACACGTGGCACGCCAAGGCCGAGGGCAAGACCGCCATCGACTACGCGTTCCACATGATCATGACGGATGTGAACGAGTCCACGGCGGCCGAGATGGGCACCCTGGTCAATGAAGGTGTCACCTCGTTCAAACTCTTCATGGCGTATCCGGGTGTGCTCTACGCCGACGACGGGATGATCTTCCGCGCGATGCAGCGCGCCGGTGAGATCGGTGCGCTCATCTGCATGCACGCGGAAAACGGAATACCGATCGACATCCTCATTTCCCAAGCCCTCGCGAAAGGGCACACCGCGCCCAAGTACCACACGATCACGCGCCCGCAGATTGCCGAAGCGGAGGGGACGCACCGGGCCATCTGCCTGGCCGAGATGGCTGGCTCACCGGTCTACATCGTGCACCTATCGGCCGAGAGGGCCTTGAAGCAAGTGGTCGAGGCGCGCGATCGAGGTCTGCCGGTGTACGCCGAAACCTGCCCGCAATACCTTTTCTGCTCCGCGGACGATCTCGCACG encodes:
- a CDS encoding SH3 domain-containing protein codes for the protein MRHLRGAFAAAMLAGSLLMAAPPAHAADDDVEAFARVVVDSAELRSGPGISYRVVTSAHRGETFAIDGRPASGFWLRVFLPDGRAAYVLGDQVQPFAVSSDDAGGRPSRPGLLAPPPLEGARGGLAIVGGIFSGPVDDGSRASFGYMEIRPQLVLHKTISLDGFLGDALTADGQQILYGAGATIHFFPSWPICPFGTLGGGGLSSFPTSDSFVLKRHDSFVGRVGGGLLLALRNRILVRLEVTNLTLFTADTYKNAQTYAGGLGVYF
- a CDS encoding DUF4266 domain-containing protein, translating into MRVVLLLLLVLAAGCATVKPQERALLADPIMQFDGDPLANPRVQHAIDNREGSHGGAGVSGGGCGCN
- a CDS encoding DUF3570 domain-containing protein, which produces MQLATSAPVFLALFAVATAARADGILQFDTSHTLYHEAPTRSNMTVYTPSVDLRASPFSFLDVRGGWEADVVSGASVAVKAGPTYQATHAGADVISSASVNDVRNVAKGGFTIKHDAVSLSPGYTYSTEKDYKSHAIDIAAKTELFEHNTQLEFSYAHDFDRVCDRVQGLNDAPSRYRALENSTGCFGSDPLRTTRDIDRDGFQASWSQAWTRIFATQLVYSAEILHGFLSNPYRSVILGEGLKAQEHHPENRGREALTLRANVYLKPLRSALRLKTRGYWDTWDVKSLTVEAEFERYFGEALRVELRGRYYRQSGALFFSDDYTGGDSPLGPKGQYFTGDRELSPFSSMLLGLRATYTFLSNRGRVLGFMQSLKLGLGGNAIQFDYDGYTLGGAAVGNARAYIANFSASAVF
- a CDS encoding alpha/beta hydrolase — its product is MKGGSWFALLLASTISSCGGVPHDKPPTPKETGAVHDRAARVRFGGTFLAMPDGVAVWYKVAGPERAPTVVFLHGGPGYNSFAFERSAGKDLESRFRMVYVDQRGCGRSGFDGANSNYGMQKTVDDIDRIREAVGASKIVLIGHSFGGVVAAEYAHRFPARTSAVVMVDTMPDIGAAIRQQLRYADSIADAEFPDRAKAVHGIVRSEGEPFEKIANLYRTIGRVPLQRKMHFNSGEAQSRMEAIDERSQLLGLTSAKVVKAYVDTGYVNGSPAGVSDPLGVPSILIAGRASHVIGEENIRDAARAWHADVVWLDAGHFVYFEAQHDFVDTVTRFLDDRVRP
- a CDS encoding sigma 54-interacting transcriptional regulator produces the protein MKSPDTRAFGGPSPFAVEVVVTVLSGASKGATLPLKGKVRVGKAPDNDLVLTDDTVSRHHCELSRTVAGVLVRDLESTNGIVVSGARVQEGIFPPGTILRVGEVEIGLRPAPQRMDVLPSASQSFGGAIGHSVAMRTIFTILERIAKTDATVLLEGETGTGKDVLARAICKESPRANKPFMVVDCGAVSYSLIESELFGHERGAFTGAVSARQGAFELADGGTVFLDEIGELPLDVQPKLLRVLETREFRRVGGNKTFAADVRVIAATKRNLEREVAAGKFREDLYFRLAVVPITIPPLRLRRDDITPLITHILNSASASDLVLPKESLESLLAHDWPGNVRELRNVLERAIYMVKPTGGTELSAITFPLSMSVPEGGSPFQFEPSKSYRETRAKYDADFERRYVKWLLGRHHGNVSAAAREARMDRKHLHDMAKKHGLRGESDG
- a CDS encoding cytochrome c, producing MLCVAASMGLGGCDRAPSASDAREWTPADHDRVEERGRLQSGAQAAPPGKGGAGGGAAAPAGDDSVVALTWHNQCASCHGMGGRGDGPNGPMLKATDLTRAEWQAKVSDTDIANAIRNGKNQMPRFDVSDKVLAGLVARVRAVRGK
- the panB gene encoding 3-methyl-2-oxobutanoate hydroxymethyltransferase, translated to MYSNAGAPGKATEKKITVPDLRGRKVSQGGDAIAMVTAYDYTMARLVDDAGVDAILVGDSLGMVVQGLSNTIPVTLEEIAYHGRAVQRAGVRAHVVGDLPFMSYQVSVAQAVESSGRLMKEGLFESVKLEGGLEFAEHVYRLVRSGIPVMGHIGLLPQTVHALGGFKVQGRGDEAEQKLIADARAIEQAGAYAIVLEAIPPDVAARVTAEVGIPTIGIGAGAACDGQVLVCTDLLGLTSGKAPKFAKRFTNLGEQAVRAVAEYVAEVREGTFPSAQHSYKPNRAAGERSVIAASDSQDRLHAFDEPLAIDFWN
- the preA gene encoding NAD-dependent dihydropyrimidine dehydrogenase subunit PreA, with product MADLSIDFAGIRSPNPFWLASAPPANSGEQVMRAFDAGWGGAVWKTLGDPIVNVSSRFGAVDYAGQKVMGFNNIELITDRGLEVNLREIREVKKRYPKHAVIASLMTETKEDWKVLIRRCEDAGVDGLELNFGCPHGMCERGMGSSVGQEPKLLQEITAWTKEFAKTPVLVKLTPNIGDILDPGIAAVKGGADGLSLINTIKSIIGVDLNRLVPEPRVGNASTNGGYCGPAVKPIAMHMVASLARDPEVTIPISGIGGISNWRDAAEFIALGSTSVQVCTAVMHYGFRIVEDMIDGLSNYLDEQGMTSVRQLVGRAIPGFREWGDLDLGYQIVAKIDANKCIGCQLCVAACQDGAHQCIFTGPNDQQRPPHAHYPGTATAPRPQILGTVAGDRVPWVDEPECVGCNLCALVCPVPGCITMQETATETGDTWNRRVQEGRDKIPGGIHE
- a CDS encoding FAD-dependent oxidoreductase, translated to MKSVLPQRRDELQLKDKKPLYSAAEARAEADRCLYCQDAPCIKACPTEIDIPTFIKKIATDNVRGSAKTIFEQNLLGYSCARVCPVEVLCVGACVYNAWHREPIQIGRLQRYATEKATEAGKPVLFTPAPPTGKRVALIGAGPASLACAGYLALEGHAAVIFEKRPFAGGLNTTGIAPYKLHVEDALHEVEWVQALGVEITTGMELGKDVFGKDLLRDYDAVYLGVGLGEDTKLRIPGEDGDGVYGATAWIERMKLTPTSERKLGRVLVIGGGNTAIDVARECALLGATEVTMVYRRDAASMSGYAHEMEGARKEGVRLVTRATPVAFERDAQGKLTGLKVTVDGAEQVLPCDMVALAIGQSKMHAIAAEFPGVELDARGCIVADPANGATGNAKVFSGGDCINGGKEVVNAVADGRNTARYLNQAWK
- the hydA gene encoding dihydropyrimidinase, with the protein product MGRTLIQGGIVVTAVDTYEADLAVVDGKIAAIFGPGAAPAIQFDRILDAKGKYVFPGGIDAHTHLDMPFGGTTSSDDFETGTLAAAHGGTTSIVDFAIQTKGDALRKGIDTWHAKAEGKTAIDYAFHMIMTDVNESTAAEMGTLVNEGVTSFKLFMAYPGVLYADDGMIFRAMQRAGEIGALICMHAENGIPIDILISQALAKGHTAPKYHTITRPQIAEAEGTHRAICLAEMAGSPVYIVHLSAERALKQVVEARDRGLPVYAETCPQYLFCSADDLARTEGEYGAFEGAKFVCTPPLRPKEMQEDLWRGLRTNDLQVVSTDHCPFCMKGQKELGRDSFAKVPNGMPGIETRLYLLWDGGVRTGRISMNRFVEITSTAPAKIFGLYPRKGTIAVGADADLVVWDPEKKHVLSQKTLHMRVDYSPFEGQEVTGGPSYVLSRGNVIVEDGKYVGKRGDGRFIKRSTFGL